In Streptomyces liangshanensis, the DNA window AGATCGGCGGCATCGCCCTTCCCGGCGACGCCTCGCTGATCGTGGAGGCCGCCCGCGAGGCCCTCGGCGGAACGGTCGACGTCTACTGCGCCAACGCGGGCGTCGGCTCGCCCGGCGACGGCCTCGCGGGGGACGACGTGTGGTCCGACGCCTGGGACGTCAACGTCATGGCGCACGTCCGGGCCGGCCGCGCGCTGCTGCCCGAGTGGCTGGAGCGGGGCAGCGGCCGGTTCGTCTCGACCGTCTCGGCCGCCGGACTGCTCACGATGATCGGCGCGGCCCCGTACAGCGCCACCAAGCACGCGGCACTGGCCTACGCGGAATGGCTCTCCCTGACCTACCGCCACCGCGGCCTCCAGGTCCACGCGATCTGCCCGCAAGGGGTACGTACGGACATGCTCACCGCCTCCGGTACCGCCGGCGAACAGGTCCTCGTCCCCACCGCCATCGAGCCCGAGGCGGTCGTCGACGCCCTGTTCCACGCCATGGCCAACCATCGCTTCCTGGTCCTGCCGCACCCCGAGGTCGCCCGGTACGCCCAGGCGCGCGCCCACGACACCGACCGCTGGCTGCGCGGGATGAACCGCGTCCAGCGCGCCTGGGAAGAGGCGGCGGAATGACGGCGTCCGGCTACGCGGCGCGGCCCTGGCTCCACCTCCTGAGCGAGGCCCAGCGCGCCCCCGTGCACCCGCCCGCCTCGGTGGTGCACGCGCTGCGCGCCGCCGTGGCCCGTACCCCCGAGCACACCGCGCTCGCCTACTTCGACGGCAGGATCGACTACCGCGAGACCGACGCGCTCTCCGACTCCGTGGCCGGCCACCTCGCCTCCCGGGGCCTGCGGCGCGGCGACCGGGTCGCGATCATGCTCCAGAACAGCCCGCAGTTCGTCCTCGCGCTGCTCGGCGCGTGGAAGGCCGGCGCGACGGTCGTCCCCGTCAACCCGATGTACAAGTCGGCCGAGGTCGCCCACGTCCTGGCCGACGCCGAGGTCACCGCCCTGGTCTGCGCCGACCGCTCGTGGGAGGCGTTCCTGCGCGGGACGGTCGCCGCCTCGCCCGTCCGGATCGTCCTCACCACCTGCGAACGCGACCTCCAGACCCGGGACGACCCCCGCGTCCTCGCCTTCGACCGGCTGCCCGTCCCCGCCGACACCGACGACCTGCTCGCCGTCGCCCGCCGGGGCCTCCCGCTGCCCGCCGAACGCGGCCCCGCCGCCGAGGACGTGGCGCTCATCAGCTACACCTCGGGGACGAGCGGCCGGCCCAAGGGCGCCATGAACACCCACGCCAACATCATGGTCAACGCCGAACGCCAGCGCGCCGGCCACCCGCTCGCGCCCGGCGCCGGCTACTTCGCGCTCGCGCCGCTCTTCCACATCACCGGCATGGTCTGCGAACTCGCCGCCTGCTTCGCCAACGCGGGCACCCTCGTCCTCGCCTACCGCTTCCACCCCGGCGTGGTCCTCGACGCCTTCGCCGAACACCGCCCCGCGTACACCGTCGGCCCGTCCACCGCCTTCATGGCGCTCGCCGCGCACCCCGACGCGACCCCCGGCCACTTCGACTCCTTCCAGGTGATCTCGTCGGGCGGGGCGCCGCTGCCGCCCGCGCTGGTGGAGAAGTTCCGCGCGGGCTTCGGGCCGTACCTGCGCAACGGCTACGGGCTCACCGAGTGCACCGCCCCCTGCGCCTCCGTACCGCACCAGCGGGAGGCCCCGGTCGACCCCGCCTCCGGCACGCTCTCCGTCGGGGTGCCGGGACCGGACACTGTGGTACGGATCGTGGACGAGGCGGGGGAGGACGTGCCGTTCGGCGAGCAGGGCGAGATCGCCGTACGCGGCCCGCAGGTCGTCCCCGGCTACTGGCGGCTGCCCGAGGCGACCGGGGAGGCCTTCCCCGACGGGGAGCTGCGCACGGGCGACATCGGGTTCATGGACCGGGACGGCTGGCTGTACGTGGTCGACCGCAAGAAGGACATGATCAACGCGTCGGGGTTCAAGGTCTGGCCGCGCGAGGTCGAGGACGTCCTGTACACCCACCCCGCCGTCCGGGAGGCGGCCGTGGTCGGCGTCCCCGACGCGTACCGGGGCGAGAGCGTCAAGGCGTACGTCAGCCTGCGCCCCGGCACGTCGGTGGAGCCCGCGGAGCTGGCCGCGTACTGCGCCGAAAGGCTCGCCGCGTACAAGTACCCCCGCGAGGTCGAGATCCTGGGCGAGCTGCCCAAGACCGCGAGTGGGAAGATCCTCAGGCGGGAATTGCGTTCCCCTTCCGGGTGAGATGCGTCTCAGTCGGGCCCGGAGTGCCTCCGGAGTGCGGTCCGGACTCGTGGCACAGATATGCGTACAGATGTGCGGCACGGAACGAAAGGCAGGTGGCGGCTCATGGCCAGGATCACGGAGGAGGGCGGGGTGCCCGTCCCCCAGCGGCTGCTGGCCGCCGCCACCCGGCTCTTCGCGGAGCAGGGGTACGACCGGACGTCGGTCCAGGAGATCGTGGAGGCGGCGGGCGTCACCAAGGGCGCCCTCTACCACTACTTCGGCTCCAAGGAGGACCTCCTCCAGGAGGTGTACGCCCGCGTCCTGCGCCTCCAGCAGGAACGCCTGGACGCCTTCGCCGAGGCGGACGAGCCGGTGGAACAGCGCCTGAGGGCCGCCGCGGCCGACGTCGTCGTGACGACGATCGACAACCTGGACGACGCGGCGATCTTCTTCCGCTCGATGCACCACCTGAGCCCGGAGAAGAACAAGGAGGTACGTGTCGAGCGCCGCCGCTACCACGAACGCTTCCGGGCCCTGGTCGAGGAGGGGCAGCGCGCGGGCGTCTTCTCGACGGCCACGCCGGCGGACCTGGTGGTGGACTACCACTTCGGCTCGGTCCACCACCTCTCCACCTGGTACCGCCCCGACGGCCCCCTCACCCCCCACCAGGTAGCGGCCCACCTGGCAGACCTCCTCCTGAGGGCGCTGCGCCCCTAGCGCCGCCCGCTCTCAACCCTCCAGCTTGGCCCGGATCTCCTGGAGGGCGGCCGTCACGCGCTCCTCGGTGCCCGCCTTGTCGAGGCCGAGCCCGCTGAGCACGCCCCCGCCGTCCTCCTGCTCCAGCAGCGCCAGCAACACGTGCTCCGTGCCGATGTAGTTGTGGCCCAGCCGCAGGGCCTCGCGGAAGGTGAGTTCGAGGGCCTTCTTCGCGAGGGCGTCGAAGGGGACGAGGTCGGGCACGGGGTCACCGGAGGGTTCGGGCAGGGCCTCGGTCACGGCCGCCCGGACCGTCTCCAGCTCCACGCCCTGGGAGACGACCACCTTCGCGGCCAGCCCCTCCGGGTCGTCGATCAGCCCGAGGGCGAGGTGCCCCGCGTGGATCTGCGTGTACCCCCCTTCGCGTGCCTCGTTCTGGGACGCGACCACGAGGCTCCTGGCGCGCGGGGTGAACCTGCTGAAGTCCTGGTTCGTGTGGGGCCCGGGCTCGTCCTTGGTCACGAATCGCTTCTGCACGGCCTGCCGCGTGACGCCCATGGACTTGCCGATCTCGGTCCACGAGGCGCCGGAGCGACGGGCCTGGTCGACGAAGTGACCGATGAGGTGGTCCGCGATCTCACCGAGGTGGTCGGCGGCGACGACGGCGCTCTGCAACTGGTCGAGGGCGTCGCCGTGCACGTTCTTGATGGCCTCGATGAGGTCGTCGAGGCGAACGGGATTGTTGACCTGAGTGGGTTTCACCATAACGCAACCCTAGGTTGACACCCCACCCCTGTCAACCCAAGGTTGACACCCCCATGGCCGCGCCACCCCACTGTCCTCAATCGCCGGACGGGCTTGGTTTGTTTGGGCGCGCGCCTGGGAGGGGGGCGGGCAGGGGTCGTGTCCGGAACGTAGAGCGTGTTTTGTGTCGCGTGACGGGGGATACCAGGACAGCTTGTTGCGCGCGACGTAAAACATGCAGTGCAGGACACGGCCCCTGCCCGACCCCCGGCGACGAGCAGCAGATCAGATCCGGGCCGCAGCGGGCAAAATCAAGCCCGTCCGGCGATTGAGGACAACAGGGGGCTCAACGTCACCGGTACCGGGACAGCTCCCGTCGCGCCAACGACCGCTGATGCACCTCGTCCGGCCCGTCCGCCAACTGCAACGTCCGCGCCGCCGCCCACAACTCCGCCAGCGGGAAGTCCTGACTCACCCCACCCGCCCCGTGCAACTGCACCGCCCGGTCGAGGATCCCCACCACCGCCCGCGGCGTAGCGATCTTGATCGCCTGGATCTCCGTGTGCGCCCCCCGATTCCCCACCGTGTCCATCAGCCACGCCGTCTTGAGCACCAGCAGCCGCAGCTGCTCGACGGTCACCCGGGCGTCCGCGATCCAGTTCCCCACCACCCCCTGATCGGCGAGCGGGCGGCCGAAGGCGGTACGGGACAGCGCCCGCCGGCACATCAGCTCGATCGCGCGCTCCGCCATGCCGATCAGACGCATGCAGTGGTGGATCCGCCCGGGCCCGAGCCGCGCCTGCGCGATCGCGAACCCGCCGCCCTCCTCGCCCACCAGGTTCGACGCGGGCACCCGTACCCCGTCGAAGACGACCTCCGCGTGCCCGCCGTGCGCGTGGTCCTCGTACCCGTACACCCGCATCGCCCGCCGTACCTCGACCCCGGGCGCGTCGCGCGGGACGAGGATCATCGACTGCCGGCGGCGGACGTCCGCGCCGTCCGGATCGGTCTTGCCCATCACGATGAAGACCGCGCAGTCCGGGTTCATCGCCCCGGAGATGTACCACTTGCGGCCCGTGACGACGTAGTCGTCCCCGTCCCGCTCGATGCGGGTCCGTACGTTCGTCGCGTCGGACGAGGCCACCTCCGGCTCGGTCATCGCGAACGCGGACCGGATCTCGCCCGCGAGCAACGGCTCCAGCCACTGCTTCTTCTGCGGCTCCGAGCCGAACTGCGCGAGCAGCTCCATGTTCCCGGTGTCCGGCGCCGCGCAGTTCAGCGCGGTCGGCGCCAGGTCGGGCGAGCGCCCGGTGATCTCCGCGAGCGGCGCGTACTGGAGGTTGGTCAACCCCGCCCCGAGCCCCGCGCCAACCCCGCCCCCGGCCTCACCCCCCGAGTCCGGCAGGAACAGGT includes these proteins:
- a CDS encoding SDR family oxidoreductase, translating into MSSVQGARVVVTGAGGGIGAALARRFAAEGDTVVVNDLDADKAAAVAEEIGGIALPGDASLIVEAAREALGGTVDVYCANAGVGSPGDGLAGDDVWSDAWDVNVMAHVRAGRALLPEWLERGSGRFVSTVSAAGLLTMIGAAPYSATKHAALAYAEWLSLTYRHRGLQVHAICPQGVRTDMLTASGTAGEQVLVPTAIEPEAVVDALFHAMANHRFLVLPHPEVARYAQARAHDTDRWLRGMNRVQRAWEEAAE
- a CDS encoding Clp protease N-terminal domain-containing protein, producing MVKPTQVNNPVRLDDLIEAIKNVHGDALDQLQSAVVAADHLGEIADHLIGHFVDQARRSGASWTEIGKSMGVTRQAVQKRFVTKDEPGPHTNQDFSRFTPRARSLVVASQNEAREGGYTQIHAGHLALGLIDDPEGLAAKVVVSQGVELETVRAAVTEALPEPSGDPVPDLVPFDALAKKALELTFREALRLGHNYIGTEHVLLALLEQEDGGGVLSGLGLDKAGTEERVTAALQEIRAKLEG
- a CDS encoding acyl-CoA dehydrogenase family protein; the protein is MDFAFDARTEELRERLLAFMDTQVYPAEAVAREQRERLASPWDTPAVVEELKAEARRQGLWNLFLPDSGGEAGGGVGAGLGAGLTNLQYAPLAEITGRSPDLAPTALNCAAPDTGNMELLAQFGSEPQKKQWLEPLLAGEIRSAFAMTEPEVASSDATNVRTRIERDGDDYVVTGRKWYISGAMNPDCAVFIVMGKTDPDGADVRRRQSMILVPRDAPGVEVRRAMRVYGYEDHAHGGHAEVVFDGVRVPASNLVGEEGGGFAIAQARLGPGRIHHCMRLIGMAERAIELMCRRALSRTAFGRPLADQGVVGNWIADARVTVEQLRLLVLKTAWLMDTVGNRGAHTEIQAIKIATPRAVVGILDRAVQLHGAGGVSQDFPLAELWAAARTLQLADGPDEVHQRSLARRELSRYR
- a CDS encoding class I adenylate-forming enzyme family protein, with product MTASGYAARPWLHLLSEAQRAPVHPPASVVHALRAAVARTPEHTALAYFDGRIDYRETDALSDSVAGHLASRGLRRGDRVAIMLQNSPQFVLALLGAWKAGATVVPVNPMYKSAEVAHVLADAEVTALVCADRSWEAFLRGTVAASPVRIVLTTCERDLQTRDDPRVLAFDRLPVPADTDDLLAVARRGLPLPAERGPAAEDVALISYTSGTSGRPKGAMNTHANIMVNAERQRAGHPLAPGAGYFALAPLFHITGMVCELAACFANAGTLVLAYRFHPGVVLDAFAEHRPAYTVGPSTAFMALAAHPDATPGHFDSFQVISSGGAPLPPALVEKFRAGFGPYLRNGYGLTECTAPCASVPHQREAPVDPASGTLSVGVPGPDTVVRIVDEAGEDVPFGEQGEIAVRGPQVVPGYWRLPEATGEAFPDGELRTGDIGFMDRDGWLYVVDRKKDMINASGFKVWPREVEDVLYTHPAVREAAVVGVPDAYRGESVKAYVSLRPGTSVEPAELAAYCAERLAAYKYPREVEILGELPKTASGKILRRELRSPSG
- a CDS encoding TetR/AcrR family transcriptional regulator; protein product: MARITEEGGVPVPQRLLAAATRLFAEQGYDRTSVQEIVEAAGVTKGALYHYFGSKEDLLQEVYARVLRLQQERLDAFAEADEPVEQRLRAAAADVVVTTIDNLDDAAIFFRSMHHLSPEKNKEVRVERRRYHERFRALVEEGQRAGVFSTATPADLVVDYHFGSVHHLSTWYRPDGPLTPHQVAAHLADLLLRALRP